Genomic window (Gasterosteus aculeatus chromosome 1, fGasAcu3.hap1.1, whole genome shotgun sequence):
gggacacacacacaacaattatAGGCCCATTTCTGAAAGGAAGTCACAAATCaccaggagaagaaagaagcgGTGCACTGGCTGGGGACCAGATTTAGTGAGGGGAGGGAAGATGTGGAAAGCAAGCAACTAAAGGGGAGGCGAGATGACCGCAGCACAAAGTGCTTCGACTTTCAGCCGTGTCCATCTGCATGGTACGGTCTAGCATTACAGCGCCGTGGGGGGAGGAGCCAGGGGAGGACCGAAACGGGACGTGTATAAATGGCCAACCGGGTTGTTTCCACATGTGCTGGCGGTCTGAGCCGACAGGCCACACGTCGCTGGCTTGCATTTGGGTGCCGTCTGTGGTTAGCCCAACGGGATCCCGGTGGAAGACAAGTGCCAGACAGGCGTcgatgagggagagagagggggggttatTTTGGTCGGAATACAGTTCTGATAAAGGTTTTTGCCCTCAGTTATTCAAACGTGTATCAAGTCGTGCCGTATttagctattattattattagtagtagtaagaTGTGTTTATCCAAGACTTCAGCAATGAGAATAACACGTTTGTTTTACCTGagggtttgaaaaaaatatatatatttgtgcatatattttttcacatattcaaggtaaaaaaaataattgaaattgGGCACTGACTGCATTTAATATACTTCCTTTGGCTGCAGCGGTTTCATAAAACACTCTCTCAGGGTCTGTAGCAAATATTAGTACACAACCACTACAATAAGGTCAGCACAAAAACTTGTTCTCATTAAGAAGTGTATTTTTCTTGACATTTCAATTTCCAGAGGAAAGTCACAGCAGTCAATTCAGTCCCCGTTACAGACTGAGAGTCAAGTTTACACTTTCAGCCGAAATGAGAACCAACATAAGGCATGAATTGGTATTGTGTGTACAAGAACAAGACATTACACAAAAGTGAAACAGCACTCATTCAATCGTAGACATGTGACCCTCACTAGCTCCATGACCTGGGAGCCCACAAAGACAAATCGTagcataacaaaaaaaaaaaaaaaaaaaaattcagaaaaaaaaggtccaaattCTCATGTGAGCTGACTTTTGGATTTTCCCAGCAGAGCCTTGGAGTGTTTAGGGGTTCGTTTGATACTTCCCCCAGAACTGCCAAGAGATTCAGATGAACTCTTACATTGCAGAGTTCCAGGCACGAAATCCTCATCCATGTCGTCCATGTCGTCAGACATGATGAAGTGCTGAGGCGTGGCTCTGCCGCCTACGAAGCCGGGGTCGAGGTTCAGGGCGGAGGCCAGAGAAGGGAGGCCCGGGTTGTTGACGATGGTGAAGCCTGTGAGGATCTCAATCTGCTGCCAGCGGTGCAGCCTCTCCCGCAGAGCGGCCGTCACCTCGCCCAGCGCTTGTCTGTGAACGGATGGGGGAGGAAAGAGGTCATTTAGTACACTttattatgtaaatgtttttgtcgGTAATCCGATAGACAGAAACATGTTAGCACCCATATGTCGGTTGGTTTGGGAAGCAATATaacaagaaggagaaagaaaaggctaCACCGGTAAGTGTTACTTCTCCCTTTACTTGTCTTGATATTAAAGTCCATATCCAATACAGACCCATTCAGAACCAAGTCATATTACAGAGTACAGTGAATACTTTTTCCCTCAGTGCCCTGTAATGTCAATCCTGTACAAATGAAAACTTAAACAAATGGAGCTTGAATTTCAAAATGATGTTAAATGTACTCCACAAGTACAATTTCACTTACTTTGCTGCCAGTATTTTGTGGTCCACGTCATCCAGGGAGGAGCTGTGAGCCACGTGGAAGGTCCCAAAcagagtgtttctttttttctttatcttctcTGCCTGTGAAAACAAATGACCACAAAACGCAGCTTTtggtaaatatttgatatttggaGAGGCCACACTAATCTCAGGACTGTGCATTGTAGTAGAAATCCCAGCGACTGAGGTACATCTTCTTGCATGCTCACCCCTTCTTTGGCCACCAGGAGCTGCCGCTCAGCGTTCTGCTTCTTGATGTTGTAGTACAGCacctccacctcgtgggtgaGCTGCAGCCACTTCTGGAGAGACTCCGGCGGGGACCATCTGCTCCTTGACTCCAGCTCCTTCTCCGCCTTCCTCAACGCCATGCGCACCTGCAAcagatatacaaatatatagatTTATAAAAACCAACGCACGTTTCTGATTCTGTAAATGGGAGAATTCCAAGTTGTATGTGACTTTTAACCAAAATATAAGAGTGATGTGTGAAACAGCCCCTGAATGtgctacaaacaacaacaacactcaacttataaaaaaataacacaacgtttcattgcgcgcacacacacacacagaaatgacgAGCACGTCTCAAGCCTACACACTCCAAAACCGTGCTCATATTGATAGACTGGTGGATCTGAACACTTGCCTCCAAGTGTCTTGAATCTACACTGAGGGCCCTGCATTTTTCCAATCACCGTGTTtctgaataacaaaaaaaagaaaaaagcggtGCCAAAAGAGTCTGAATCAGTGCGATATTCCCTCAAGCGAAAGTTCACGTGTTTTACTTACTTGTGTGAGACGCGCTGTGCTGTTCCTGCCCAATTCCTAATGGACAAAAACTGCAGTGGGCGTATGTATGCTAAAGCCAGCGTGACTCTGATGAAACCAAAACGTACTGTGCAGTTGCCACCTTTAAAGTCGACGCTATCCACTCACTCAGTGCTTCTGCTCTGTGCGCTTAGCCAGAAACTCTGTGTTCAAATCACATTTATCACTTTGCAACTACCTGATACAGCTCTTCCTCTGCGTATTTTTGGCGACTGAGCTCGTTCTCGGTGCCCTCACGCAGCTCCCTCAGACGATGGGCCTCCTGCTTTGCTGCGTTGATCTCATTCCTCAGCTTCTGCTCCAGGgtcaccttctccacctccaccgtGCGGTGCTCCTCCTGGGCGATCTGCAGCCTGAGAACAAGTCAACTATCAGACATTTCTGCTCATCTCAGCGGCAGACGCCTTTAGCCGCTTGACACGgccacacaaagaaacagagtAGTTGGTTCCAGTGTCAGTGGGCAGGCATGACGTGTGAGCGCGCCAGTACAATGTATGTTTGGAATCTGAGACCTGCAACACCATATGGATCACTGCAAACAATGGCGAACAtgtggcgagagagagagagagagtaagcaGAGAACCATGGCCGGCCGAAAGGCAGCTCACAATAAAGTGACATCAGGAGGGAGCACAGCGAAGAATGAGAACAGCTGCCACCGTGTAACTTTAGAACGGTACAGTGTGGAACCCGGTGTGAGATCACGTGCCAGTTTGTATGCCAGATATTTTTAGACtcctaaaaaaagaaagggtcTACTTTTTTTAAGCAAGGGGCTCGTCACTCTGGACATAGTTGAAGAGGATTATGTCATGAGTGAGCCCATCTTTTATTAAGTGTACTTTCAAATatcacctgtgtgtgcgtgcacatgcaGGTGTCCATCGGGGCAGAACTCTGCTgcgcgcaaaaaaaaaaaaaaaaaaatgcaggagCTGCATTatacaccacccccccccacaatataatggtggggggaaaaagtgaTGTTGCAGTTTAGATCCTTGTCACTCCAAAATGTCATCAAGATATCCTAATTAGCAGTTCAGTTCTTGAGTTCAGTGACCTTGACCGTTCAAATCACGTAAACTTTATTTTAGCCGAACTTGAAGAAAATCCCTCAAGGTCTTCCTGAGATATTGCAAGCCAAAGAGAAGATGTCACTGGGAGGGCgtagcaaaaaaaacaataaccctCCAAACACTAAAAGGGCAGGACGCTCTTCCACATTTTAGTCACTGGGGAGAAACTCTGCTCCTTTCAATCCAAACAACGGCAGAGGGAGCAGAGAATTGAAAGGAGATCCAGAGAGTTGGCTGTGGAGAAATGTGAATGGCCTGCAGTACTGCTAATGCtttccaccctgacctctgccaCAAGGGAGCACCGACAGAGCCACAAAATGCAGCGGAAACACCTGACCTGCACGACCAGGCTCTCAGGACCCGGACGGAAGGCTTACGTGGACTTTAGAGGAGAAAGTACACAACAACTGACGGAATGTCAAAACGCTAatatttgtattcattcaaCCGCCCTACTGTGGAAACATACTGTGTGAAAAGAAGAGCAACTACCACACGGCATGTGGTTGTTTTATGCAACACTCCTTCTTCAGGGTATCTGCACACCACACCTCCACCCGAACGCGGTTGAATCAGCACTAGAGCGGACATGCTAAGCGGTCACGCTTAACACCATCTCCCAGCAGCGGGGCTCTGACGGCGTTGTGAAAAGGCACACAGGAAATCCAGCTCCTGTCGAAGCCTCCTTCCTCTTGCGTCCCAACGAGGCAGCCGGCTACTTGACACCAGCACAGGATCTGACTGAAGGTATGGAAAGACAGCAGCTGGCAGCCGGGATCAGGAAGAAAGCACGGCCACAGACAGAGGACATACCTCCACCACTATCTGAGCTGTGAAATCTCCTGCTCTGTGATAGTGTCCCACAGAGGTAGTCACACTGACCTACAAAATATCATTTGATATCCCTCCCCCTCCGCGCCTCAGTGCTCTGCTTTCCATTCAAAACCCTTTAATGACTCCCAACAATGACTCCGTAAAGTCTGAGCATCTCAGTCGCCTGCTATTTATTGTCTGCTTTGGCAGTAGACAAATAgcttgaaatgttctttttataaGTGAATACACTTGCTCCTGCAAACACCTGGTATAATAAATGGGgaatttaaaatgattaaaaacaatgGGACATATTTTACTTCATGAGATGCAGGTGCAAGACAATTGGTCGACTTCTGAGCTCTCATTCAACActgatttgattttaatttgGTTGCACAACACCCTTGAATCAAAGCAGATAAATCATACTGCATACACTCTCTGTGAGCGACCATAACTCTAGTACATGAAATAGAAAGTAGCGTCTGCAGTGATCACACTCTGCTATGGGGAAGTTTTGGCGGAAAAATGTCCGTACAAAGCTCTCTGGTTTCATATGCTGAGCCGAATTAAGTATGAGCAATGATCTGAGCAAGAAATAAATGTCAGCGCTAACTTAGAAGTTGGCAGTGGCAAGTGTAATGCCacagaggaaacacaaaggcTTGTGTGGCCGTCTGTCGGAGGGACAGAGTTTGACCTCAATGGCTTGTCCCTACTGGAGCGGTTAATGGCTCTTTAGATTTGCATCAAGTAGGCTGATCTCACTGTACTGCTCCAACATGCAGACATCAGAGCGATTACgaaacacagaaaaagaagaatccGTAGCTTCATCAACCGTTTCTTTACATTTGCAATATTCATCAGAGCATTGCCTGTTTCAGCAACGTGTGTCTGCTAAACAGCCAGACGATACGAAGAGTAACTAATGTGTGAAAGAGGGTGGTGGGGTAGTATAAAAGGCAACTCAATTTAGTGCTAACCAATTAATAAAATACTATGACACATACTCCATCCCGCTGGATTAAGTTCAAATCACTTTTCATGTTCGGACCGAGCCACAGTAGCTTATTGCAATCAGACATAATTACAGCTTACAGACCCACAAGATCAGCAGGGGAAACATATGCGTGCAgagttaaaagtaaaaaaacctGACCTGtgcataaaaaaaaggatgtgttTGAGTATCCTTTAAAGGATATAAAAGGAGATCCGACACGCTTAGAAGCACATTCCCAGCATTCCCTGAAGTATTAACAGGACCAAAATAGTTAGACTGCTCTTAAAACATCTCATTTCCAACCATTTAATCATTAAGGCAGCAACGGCCTGAGCACAACCCGTGTCAGCACACAGTATCCTGTAATGCTGCAGACTAGGGCCTATTAATGGCTAAACTGCAAGGTTCACTGAAGACCAAAGGATTCCAAAAATCAGTGCACATCCATTTCCTAAAGCACAGGCCCCTAAGGGAGAAGTCAGCTGGCTTCTCTCACTGTGAAGGATCAAGGAGAGACAACGTGTGCTTTTTGATCACAGGTGAGGACTGAAGATAACTACGGCACCACTTTGCCATACTGTACATTCAATGCTGCGAACGCAATGACCTATGAGAGATGTAATATCGTCCCTTTGCTTCCAAATTCTAATTTATATCGTAAAAGCAGTGACACTGGCAGGATTCCCTGGCTGCTGCTTCGTTTGAAAGGACTCCTGCATCagcccaaaacaaaaacatttctgagACAAGAAGCCACGAGGGGAAAAAGAGCTGGGGGCACCATTTTACTTACGGGCTTTATAATTAATATGTGAGGCTGTTGTCCTCCTCTAGTTACCCGCAACAGAGAACAAAACGTTTTGAGAGCTTTACTGTAGCCGAAAAGACGGTCAGCATTTTTTGCACGTTTAAAAGtatgaagacaaaaagaaaacgcTGTTTTGTGTGGCAAGGGAAGACTGTGACAGTTTGTCGTGTGAGCGGTGGGAGGAACCCTCACTTCTGTTGTAGGTCATGGAGACTCTGCTCGGCTCTTTGCAGGCCCTCCAGGTCCGTCATCATCTTCTTCATATGGTCCTTGGAGTAGCGGTTCTGGATGTAGGCAAACCAGCAGCCACCCATGCCAATGACTATTGAAACGACCAGCATGAAGTCCTTCAAGTGGTTGTGTCTGTTcactgacagaaagagaaagagagagagagagaggaggggggggttactcAAGCGGGAAAGTCAACCTCGAAACCAGAAACCTACAGAAGAGGGTCTCTTCAAATGGCCAGTTTAGCTCTGGATCACAAGATGGAGTTGCAAAAGGTGAGCAAGCTTCACAAGGATGTGGTGTGAAGCTTGTGCCTGAACATGGGCCGAGTCATACCGCGAGTGTGGGGGAGTGACACAAATAGAAGAGCCAGTTGCGGGCAGGAGGGGCCTCGTGCAAAAGGCCGCGACAAAGCCAGCTTAACACAGCCTATTTCAGTCTGGTAACCAAAGCCggtaaacacacagaaaagcaaACAATGGCAACTATAATGATTTGACGAACACGGAGAACTAGGTAAGTAAGTGTGAGTATTATGCCATGATGTCACTGTAAGCTCATAGTGCAGTGTGGGAAGTCCATTTCGTCATTTAATGATATCACGCAGCCATTGCAAAACCTGTCACGGGTTGAGCAGGAAAGAGATGTCAAAAACATGACTTCTACTTCCTGGAGTTAGACAAAAAGTGAAGTAGAATCCAGGAAAGGAGTGCAGGCCTGCTTCCTCTTTAGATGTCATTTGTAAAGTTCTCTAGAAAACCTTCCTCTACCACTGGCTGCTATTAATATGCAAAGTGGAATCCCTCCATGAATGAAACGGCACACTTATCTTTGTGAAACTAACCCTCCTTTTGTTATAAAAGGAAAACTGGCAAGTCTCTAGCTTCAGCTAAACAACCCAGTAGTAGCAAGACAAACCGGTTCAGAGTCTAAAAGCTTTGACCAGCTGGAGCTGAgacaacagagagacaaaaatGAAACAGCGCAGCAGTTAAATATCGCTCTTTTCTCTTCTCGGGTTGGTATAAGCAGCTCATCGCTTCTTAACCACTCAAAATTAGGTCACGGTATCAAACTGAAAATATGCTAAATTTGTCTCGGGTCTGCATTGAGACCGAGCGCCCACGATTAACAGGAACCAGATTCAGTGTGACGTCCCCAAGATAACGCCCGGCGGCACTTGATTCTATTTAACACTATCGGTTTCTGAGCAGGAAACAGCTTGTTGTGCAGTTACTGCATTCACAGAGAGCACAACAGGACGTTTAATCAACTGCGCCGGGGCCCATTGTCATGACACAACGGCCACTAGAATGGGATCAGCCCATTGTGAGCGGTGTCTcaaaatgctgctgctgctgctgctgggtggAGCGAGTCAGGCCGACTTGTAGCGGGACCCCGCGGCTTTGAGTGGCTGTCAAAGCCAGACGCCGATGGCTTCCTCTCGGCTTTGACGCGAACAAAACGCATCCACACTGACACATGCCAGACACAGACCCCGACCCCCTCCTGTCTAATCTAcctcaaaatgcatttttctgtgGCCACACTGTTCAGATAACATGAAGGCTGCAGAAGTCTCTACGCACCAATAACATTTTGTGTCATACTTCTCTATGTACTCATATTTCACACATTGAACAGCTCTAAGACACAACCCATCCATTATGATTTAACCCACCACtaggaagaagaaataaaaagaaaagaaaacctgatGGACAACAATGTAGTGATATTGAGGTTAAGCAAGGACaatacgttgtgtgtgtgtgtgtctccctacCCAGAGAGGTGTGTCTGGAATACAGAGTACATAGTGTGTTTCTACACTCGCTTCCTCAAACCGATACAGGTCGTAACAGGATTTCCCCTTGCACATCAAAGGTGATCAGATGAGTAAATCAGTAGATGAGAGTGACTAAATAAAACAGCACACAgaagcgaacacacacacaatgcaacgCTTCACGGGGACAAAGTGCTGGTGCAGAATGAGCAGCAGACAGCAGCGATGGGGATGTtaatacaaacagaaaaactCCTACAGACGTTTCAAAGTCAAATCAACTCCCCTTTCCTGTGAGGGAGTATCATGTCACGCTGGCTTATTCAGATGTTAACAATTTGTACTGACAAGGTAATGTTTTGTCCAATATCAAAACATTGTAGGTGCACAGAACTATAAAAATCAGCTTTCTTGAAGACACATTTTGAGTGGTTTTTTTCATCAGTATCTCAATGAAATTAGTAATAATGGAAAACTACCATATGTGACGGAATTTTTTTGGCATTCAAAAAGCTCTCCCACAAATTCATAAAGAGATAATAGCCAGCCGGCTGCATCTAGTCAGGGTTTTAAACAATCTAGAACATCTCTGCTGTGGTTGTGTGAAGGTAAACTAAAAACAGGAATTAAAAGGGAAACCGTCACATACTCAGAGGTGCTCCAAACAGAACAGTGTCCAAAGCTTTGAGCTGCAGCTTTTGCACGTGGCTGCGGTCCAAGATCTTCAGAACAGAGAGTGTCAGAGTGGCGTTCTTTATGGCGAGCCTGAGAGGAAACAGACACACGGTCAAGGAAGGAAGAGCCAGCGGTATAATTCGTTTTGGGTCGAGTGTAATGTGACCCCCCCAATAAATAATCTTAACAATCAGATTTTAAACACTAATGGTCGTCGGACACAATGGTTATGGGGAATTACAAAACATGTAATAAGACTGCTGCTGGCCAATCAGAATAGGGAATGAAATGACTTACAGAGAAAGTAATAGAGCGGGTTTTAATAGCTCTCATCAAAGAAGTTGCATCAAGCCAACAATACACGTTGGCATGATTCTCATATAGAGTCTCTTCACCTTCATTGAAACGTTTAGTTTCTTATTCCAAGTACTAAAAGTTTGACGCATCTTATTTGTGGCCCATTTTCCATTTGGAGACTTTAGACGCGTCCTGGCGTGACTTACCGTGGCATGACGGTTCCGTTGAAATTCAACTTGCGAAAGGCCTCCACGTATTGGGGCAGTTCCACGTAGGTGATGAGCCACTCCACCACCTCATCCACTGTCCAGTTGTACACTGCaggggcagagaaacaaaaacattgattgTCATTCATCCAAACCCTGCAGAAGTCAGTACTGATAAGGCTTCAGTGTTCCCCTGATTGACTGCTGACTTTTAACAACGCCTGAGGGTGTTCACGTCTATATTGAGAAAACAATGTATTCTAAGAACTGCGCCCATTTAGCCACTAATTTTAGAACAGCGTTTACAAATATGATGACCTGGGAAAGGGTTACGTTAACTTCAAATACTGTCTCCACTTTCTACAGACAGCGTTTATCTGAAATGAATGTAAATGCCTTCGGGGTCAATACTCACCTCATAGGTATACGTCACTATCATAACTATTAACTGCACCATTGACACAGCTTGACACATGACCCACACATGACCACGTGTTGTTGAACCGTGGAGGATCTATGACGTAAGAACTGGGGACGGGAAACTTACTCCCCTGTTCCTGCCAAAGCTTTAACCGCGTGGCCCGACCGGGTTAATGTGTTGTTCTATTGAACAAAACCCCAGTTTCCTGCCTCCAAGCCTCTAGAGCCTTGGAGACAAACTGCAATGCAGGAACATTTAGTTGTaagagcaaaaaaagaaaaaaaaggaggggggaggggatgggCCGCTTCAGAAAGGGTGTGAAACAAAATGAGTGTCGGGTTAATACACAGGAGAAGGGCTCTCATCGAGTACACGATAGCACAGCGGAGCAGATAGGCGGCAGGAGGTGAGCGTGTGGGAGTTTTGTGCTGACAGAGTCAACGATGTCCCACTCCAACAGCCACCAGCTGATAAGCAGACTGCACTTTGCCCGACATGCCAGCTGATCCAGCTGGCCCGCTCCTTTGTTGGGCAAGTGAGGACTACACGCAGAGGGGTGAGGTGAAATGCATAGAAAAACAGTAACTTAAGGGCTCCATGCTGCATGGGCTGACAACGGAAAGTCACAAGAAGACCTTTGAGAAGTGGTAACAAGGCAGTACCTTCAGAGCCCTTCCAGGCCTTCCACAGGTCCTCCACGCTGATGAACTGGTCGTCCCCGTGAAAGGTGTTGTGCTTGGCTTTGGGGTCGTGGTAGTTTAGATCTTCTCTCAGGAactgcagaatgacaacacgtTTGCTGTGGTTGAAAAGGTATCCAAGACTAGGTTAACGGAAATATTTAAATCAGGCATTAGGCGGGGAAATGGCTTAAGTAACTCTGGAAGCAAAGTTTTTGCTGATTGTGTAATAGTGCCACATCTTCTCTTGTTTACTTATTCTTCTGCAACTTGCCGTGTAAAAACAATTCCTCTAAAATTGTATCTTGATCATAGACGTTGCCTGGGAAACCAGCATAGACTCCAGGCAGCTGCTAACAAAAGActtttcccaaaatgttgagCTTTCACTGTGAGTGTATCGCAAACATCTAGCTAGCTACTATCCGACCATCTATATTAAATACATTAGTCCTCGGTTCCGTTTCCGCCCTCACTGTTGTGGTGGGGGTCATCCATTGGTCGACCCTTCTAGTTGCCCACTATATTGTAGGCCAACTCAAGACACCTACAGAGCCCTGCGCGCTCCCACGAGAGCAAGCTCATGCAGCATGGGTGGGAGACAAGAGATAAGTCATGATGCTTGGTGCCTCTCTTTCTTGATAGAATGGTGTGGGAGGATTTCACTACCGGGTAGAGAAGTGGTCTGTGGTGCAGGTGAAATAACGGAATGCGGAAAAGATATTCATTGGAAGATTAACACAATATAATAATTAACACTGTATAATGTGGCCAGGACCTTAAGCTTTTCGCCAACATTCAGATCTTAGTCATAAAGAAATCGGCTGTCGTCTCCATTTAATTGTGTGTGATGACAGGAAGTAGGACTGTCCGGAAGTGCTCTTATTCGTGTTGAAAGTTCTATTTCACGGCTTAAAGCCATTACAGATGCCCACTGTACTGTACataattttttttgcttttctaatATTCACATTATTTGCACTACTTGCAATAGACCACTTTGGACTGGCCTCAACCACGTGAAACAACCAAAACAGAGTAAAGTCGGGCTGCGGAGGGCGCCGCGTGTAGTTCAGACGGGCCCCGCCTTTGTGGGAAGGCACCAGACTCAATATACGGTGAGCAATATACAACTGttacaaaacatacaaaccaCAAAGTTTGACTAAAAGACATACATTCTTGTTTGTTCGTTGTGTTTGTACAGACGAGACAACGTCAATGTTTACAGCATGCAGGCCAGTTACAACCACACTGTGAATTCAGTTAATTATTGATTAAACACCAGTAAAACAGGGCACTGGAGCGCACACAGGGCCAATCCTGCAGTTGCTTTGAGTGAGTTAAGGACATTACAGGGCGATGACTCCCCGATCATTTTAGCAGGAAATCCTTCCTCGAGTCAAACAATGGCAGATTAGGATGAGGATACCCGTGAGACTGAAGGAAGACACAGCTCTGTGTCTGTACAACACTAGAATATCAACAGAGCATCGGCTCCTGGAGAGAACCGCTTGGGCTGGTACTCACGCCGTCTGTCTCAGACACGTCCACGTTGCCGTTGGCGTCGTCGTCCATCTGCTTGTGGATGCTACGGATCGCCTCGTAGCTGAGGATCCCATTTTCATCCTTGCACAGTGGCGCATCAATGCGACAAAACTCTGGTGGAAAAACAGAGTCATGTCAATATGACGTTACAGGCACTTCTACTATCTACTAATAAATCAACAACAAGGCCGAAGATGACagacaaaaagagaggagaTGAATCTAACGACTTTCAGTCTAAGTGAAGAACATTAAACAACTTCCACAATCGTGAATTAAAACGGATGTATATAGACAATTCGAggcaaaaaaagtaatacaatACATTGAGTTATCATGTGATGGCCACAGATGGCCATCATCATGACTTTGCACAGAACGCAGTCCTCGAttgtccctctctttctctcgctctagATTCCTCAGTTGAAGACAAAGCCTTCTTTATGTAAAGCCAAATGGGAAGCATGACCCAGACTTACTGTGTAGCCCTAAAAGCCAGTTGGTTCAAAACCAGGTTGGATTTAATGTATTCAACATTTCCGTTAGTGTGAAGGGCTCAACCTTCAACCATAGAAAAATCAACCATCATCAATGTACGTCGCCATCATAAAAAGGTCATGCAACTTAGCAATCGCTCATCTAGCAGAACCCGTCTGCCGCCgctgctccctctccttccgGAGTGATTAGAGATCCTCTGATGCATCACAGATAACGCCGCCACTCCCACTGACGTTAAACCCGTTTGCATGATGTCCTGCAGACACTCTGCAGTTGTTTGAAAGGGAATAGTCGCCTGTGAAGTCCATTTTATGTTACACTCCAGTTAATTTGTGATTTTCCATCTTGGAGCGGGTTTTTCCTGGTTGGATGAAGTTATGTAACTATGCCAAACACATTATGCTTTATTGCGTATTTCGGGGGAGTTATAGCGGTGACGGTGAGGGTTACGGGGAGGTTGCTCTTGCTCAGCGACAGCTGCGACACCAAGAAGTTTCTTGCACACTAACAAGAACGTCCCCCACACAACAGTGTGTGATCAACAGCTGGATCAGTTTTGAGCCTGGTATTTACCTTGATGCCCCCTCCCACATATCCACTCATCACACTAATccatgctttatttatttacagaacCATAGGTTCAGGTTGACTCAGCAAAAGAGAAAGTCACAGGTTAATCTCTGCTGCGTGTAGTACGGCGAATCGTGCCTTATGTTT
Coding sequences:
- the stim1a gene encoding stromal interaction molecule 1a isoform X6 — encoded protein: MEFNTLATLWMFFCCLSGETGAERQSAPPPDGHVAENAPSEFCRIDAPLCKDENGILSYEAIRSIHKQMDDDANGNVDVSETDGFLREDLNYHDPKAKHNTFHGDDQFISVEDLWKAWKGSEVYNWTVDEVVEWLITYVELPQYVEAFRKLNFNGTVMPRLAIKNATLTLSVLKILDRSHVQKLQLKALDTVLFGAPLMNRHNHLKDFMLVVSIVIGMGGCWFAYIQNRYSKDHMKKMMTDLEGLQRAEQSLHDLQQKLQIAQEEHRTVEVEKVTLEQKLRNEINAAKQEAHRLRELREGTENELSRQKYAEEELYQVRMALRKAEKELESRSRWSPPESLQKWLQLTHEVEVLYYNIKKQNAERQLLVAKEGAEKIKKKRNTLFGTFHVAHSSSLDDVDHKILAAKQALGEVTAALRERLHRWQQIEILTGFTIVNNPGLPSLASALNLDPGFVGGRATPQHFIMSDDMDDMDEDFVPGTLQYGTQMQASDVWPVGSDRQHMWKQPAPSMMSLRQRHIDPQLAMGSQRDLNRSDSESSLSLSQAGERLSAYSSKGHIIKPSSFIHGLSGRTDDVLSLHAHTPNGGNRIHEVSPTEPVPDSPILMKKVYGTEQSPSLGEISSLTESSRSLSPNSTEADTPSPLGGQPGVKVNSRIPQLSSKKSPLEEDSGSTGEETDSTASRKKHTFKIFKKQRK
- the stim1a gene encoding stromal interaction molecule 1a isoform X5 is translated as MEFNTLATLWMFFCCLSGETGAERQSAPPPDGHVAENAPSEFCRIDAPLCKDENGILSYEAIRSIHKQMDDDANGNVDVSETDGFLREDLNYHDPKAKHNTFHGDDQFISVEDLWKAWKGSEVYNWTVDEVVEWLITYVELPQYVEAFRKLNFNGTVMPRLAIKNATLTLSVLKILDRSHVQKLQLKALDTVLFGAPLMNRHNHLKDFMLVVSIVIGMGGCWFAYIQNRYSKDHMKKMMTDLEGLQRAEQSLHDLQQKLQIAQEEHRTVEVEKVTLEQKLRNEINAAKQEAHRLRELREGTENELSRQKYAEEELYQELGRNSTARLTQVRMALRKAEKELESRSRWSPPESLQKWLQLTHEVEVLYYNIKKQNAERQLLVAKEGAEKIKKKRNTLFGTFHVAHSSSLDDVDHKILAAKQALGEVTAALRERLHRWQQIEILTGFTIVNNPGLPSLASALNLDPGFVGGRATPQHFIMSDDMDDMDEDFVPGTLQYGTQMQASDVWPVGSDRQHMWKQPAPSMMSLRQRHIDPQLAMGSQRDLNRSDSESSLSLSQAGERLSAYSSKGHIIKPSSFIHGLSGRTDDVLSLHAHTPNGGNRIHEVSPTEPVPDSPILMKKVYGTEQSPSLGEISSLTESSRSLSPNSTEADTPSPLGGQPGVKVNSRIPQLSSKKSPLEEDSGSTGEETDSTASRKKHTFKIFKKQRK
- the stim1a gene encoding stromal interaction molecule 1a isoform X1 encodes the protein MEFNTLATLWMFFCCLSGETGAERQSAPPPDGHVAENAPSEFCRIDAPLCKDENGILSYEAIRSIHKQMDDDANGNVDVSETDGFLREDLNYHDPKAKHNTFHGDDQFISVEDLWKAWKGSEVYNWTVDEVVEWLITYVELPQYVEAFRKLNFNGTVMPRLAIKNATLTLSVLKILDRSHVQKLQLKALDTVLFGAPLMNRHNHLKDFMLVVSIVIGMGGCWFAYIQNRYSKDHMKKMMTDLEGLQRAEQSLHDLQQKLQIAQEEHRTVEVEKVTLEQKLRNEINAAKQEAHRLRELREGTENELSRQKYAEEELYQELGRNSTARLTQVRMALRKAEKELESRSRWSPPESLQKWLQLTHEVEVLYYNIKKQNAERQLLVAKEGAEKIKKKRNTLFGTFHVAHSSSLDDVDHKILAAKQALGEVTAALRERLHRWQQIEILTGFTIVNNPGLPSLASALNLDPGFVGGRATPQHFIMSDDMDDMDEDFVPGTLQYGTQMQASDVWPVGSDRQHMWKQPAPSMMSLRQRHIDPQLAMGSQRLVESCPLAGQQGEGTPYPSRSRAALIQSRSQSFGQLDCPPLPPLSSAVSHPSVICASKLNPHSPGAVGAVEAPHSSHIYHASFQPMDPIPDFTFSDVSKARPSYGDRFGDLNRSDSESSLSLSQAGERLSAYSSKGHIIKPSSFIHGLSGRTDDVLSLHAHTPNGGNRIHEVSPTEPVPDSPILMKKVYGTEQSPSLGEISSLTESSRSLSPNSTEADTPSPLGGQPGVKVNSRIPQLSSKKSPLEEDSGSTGEETDSTASRKKHTFKIFKKQRK